The following DNA comes from Novosphingobium sp. PP1Y.
ACGAAAGCCAGGTCGCCAAGCCCCACGATTTCCTGACCACCAAGATCGGGCGATTCCCGGTGATCATCACCCGGGACCGTTCGGGGACGGTCCGTGGGCTGGTCAACGCCTGCGCTCACCGCGGCGCCAAGGTGTGCCGGGAGAAAGCCGGCAACAAGAAGACTTTCATGTGTCCTTTCCACGGTTGGACCTATTCGTCCGCAGGCGACCTTCTTGACGTCACCGAGGAAGCGGCAGGGGGATATGGACCCGGTTTCGACCGCGCCGATTTCGGGCTTCCCCAGATCGCCCGGCTCGAAATCTACCGCGGCTTCATCTTTGGCAGCCTGTCGGACGATGTCTTGCCGCTTGAGGAATATCTGGCCGGTTCGAAGGCGTTCATCGACTTGCTGGTGGACCAGTCGCAGCACGGCGAGATGGAGGTTCTTCCCGGCTCCACCCGCTATCGCTACAAGGGCAACTGGAAAATGCAGGTCGAGAATGGGCTCGACGGCTACCATGTGGCCACCGTTCACGGCAATTATTTCATGACGGTCCAGCGCCGCGTCGAAGGCGCTTCGAAGAATGATACCAAGGCGATCGATTTTGCGAATTTCAACCAGCAGGATGGCGGCTCGTTTTCCTTCCACAACGGACATTCGGTGCTTTGGGCCGACTACGCCAATTTCAGGGACCGGCCAAACTTTGACGTGCTCGACTGGATCGTGGATACCCATGGCGATGAAAAGGCGCTGTGGATGAACAAGCGGATCCGCAACCTGCAGCTTTTCCCCAATGTCTTCCTGATGGATCAGACCAGCACGCAGATCAGGATCATTCAGCCGATCTCCGTCGATGAGACCGAGGTCACGACCTATTGCGTCGCGCCGGTTGGTGAAAGCGCCGCGGCCCGGGCGCTGAGGATCCGGCAGTATGAGGACTTCTTCAATGCCAGCGGCATGGCGACGCCGGACGACCTGACTGAATTCAACAACTGCCAGGCCGGGTTTGGCGCGGGAGAAGGGCGGATGAACGACATGTCGCGCGGCGCGACGCGCTGGACCAAAGACGCCGGGCAATTCGGTGCTGCGCTTGCGGTGGATGCGGTGATGAGCAGTCCGGCGGTGGCCGACGAGGGGCTCTATGTTGCCATCCACGACGAATGGATCAGCCGGATGAACACCGCGATCGACCAGGAGACCGCAGAATTGATTGCCAAGGGCGATCTGGAGTTGGCGCGATGACGGCGGCCGATACGCAGTGGCTGGCCGTTTGCCGCTTTCTCGGCCGCGAGGCGGTTGCGCTCGACGAAAAGGACTGGGACACTTGGCTGTCGCTCTATGCGGAAGACGCGGAATACTGGGTTCCGGCCTGGGATGATCGCGAGCGTCTGACCGCCGATCCGCAGCGCGAAATCTCGCTGATCTATTACCACAATCGCGGCGGTCTTGAGGATCGTGTCTTTCGCATCCGCACTGGGCGGTCCTCGGCAAGCACGCCTGGCGCGCGCACTTCCCACATGTTCACACTGCTATCGACTGAAGATGCCGATGGTCTGGTGCGGGCGCGCACGTCGTGGACGGTGACGTCGGTGCTCGATGGGGTGGTAACCGTCTACAGCGGATCGGCCTTCTACGATCTTGAGCCGGTCGGCGGAAGTTTTGTGATCAAGCGCAAGAAGACCGTGATCATCAACGACCTCGCGCAGACCATGCTCGATGTCTACAGCATCTGATCGGTCCATGTCAGCTTCACCAATGCGTCCCGTCGTCGGGACCATGATCGGCGATCCTGCCGGGATCGGGCCCGAAGTGACAGTTAAGGCGCTCGCGGACGGATCGGTGCACGAAGTGTCGATACCGGTGCTGGTCGGCTCGGCTGCGGCGGTGGAGCGTGCTCTCGACATGACCGGGGTCAAGGCACGGGTGCGCCGGATGCGCTCGTTCGAGGCGCCCAGCGACGAGGCCGGGGTGATCGACGTGATCGACACCGGCGCCTTGCCGGACGGCGTTCTGCCGCTGGGTGAGGATACCGAAGTGGCCGGCCATGCCACTGCGCAATGGCTGGACGAGTTGGACGGTCTGGCCCGGGACGGGTCCTTCGCCGCTACGATCATG
Coding sequences within:
- a CDS encoding SRPBCC family protein, with the protein product MSTAKVFGQPAKAVRAASAYWEWSVMEAAEKRVGRIADLQAIKQRLKSWLVKDQARGIFQIDRAAFTDTELFDIEMKYIFERNWIFLAHESQVAKPHDFLTTKIGRFPVIITRDRSGTVRGLVNACAHRGAKVCREKAGNKKTFMCPFHGWTYSSAGDLLDVTEEAAGGYGPGFDRADFGLPQIARLEIYRGFIFGSLSDDVLPLEEYLAGSKAFIDLLVDQSQHGEMEVLPGSTRYRYKGNWKMQVENGLDGYHVATVHGNYFMTVQRRVEGASKNDTKAIDFANFNQQDGGSFSFHNGHSVLWADYANFRDRPNFDVLDWIVDTHGDEKALWMNKRIRNLQLFPNVFLMDQTSTQIRIIQPISVDETEVTTYCVAPVGESAAARALRIRQYEDFFNASGMATPDDLTEFNNCQAGFGAGEGRMNDMSRGATRWTKDAGQFGAALAVDAVMSSPAVADEGLYVAIHDEWISRMNTAIDQETAELIAKGDLELAR
- a CDS encoding aromatic-ring-hydroxylating dioxygenase subunit beta codes for the protein MTAADTQWLAVCRFLGREAVALDEKDWDTWLSLYAEDAEYWVPAWDDRERLTADPQREISLIYYHNRGGLEDRVFRIRTGRSSASTPGARTSHMFTLLSTEDADGLVRARTSWTVTSVLDGVVTVYSGSAFYDLEPVGGSFVIKRKKTVIINDLAQTMLDVYSI